In Vigna radiata var. radiata cultivar VC1973A chromosome 3, Vradiata_ver6, whole genome shotgun sequence, the following proteins share a genomic window:
- the LOC106757104 gene encoding GDSL esterase/lipase At5g03610, whose protein sequence is MNFNKQLFLLLNLFSVLFLSGERVLQAEAGHHHHHHHHHGPTKLFVFGDSYADTGNIQRAVSNSWKDPYGITFPGKPAGRFSDGRVLTDYIAKYLKVKSPIPYRYRKLMPQHVKYGMNFAFGGTGVFNTLVPLPNMTNQIDFLQQLIKDKVYSALDLTNSVALVSVAGNDYSHFLQTNGSEGIASFVASVINQTTMNLIRIRELGVKKVVVGALQPIGCLPQITASTSFQRCNETPNALVLLHNTLLNEAVTMLNQQTKESSTFRILNLFDSFMSVLNHPSTHNIRDRLKPCCVGVSSNYSCGSVENNVKKYRVCDDPKSAFFWDFVHPTQAGWHAVYNKLRTMNDLQRILY, encoded by the exons ATGAACTTCAACAAGcaactctttcttcttctcaatcTTTTCTCAGTTCTATTTCTCTCTG GAGAAAGAGTGTTGCAAGCAGAGGCTGGccatcatcaccatcaccatcaccatcatgGTCCGACAAAGTTGTTCGTTTTCGGAGACTCATATGCTGACACGGGCAACATTCAGAGAGCTGTTTCAAACTCATGGAAAGACCCTTATGGCATCACCTTTCCCGGCAAGCCCGCCGGAAGATTTTCCGACGGTAGAGTCCTCACCGATTACATTG CTAAGTATTTGAAAGTGAAATCACCAATTCCCTACAGATATAGAAAACTGATGCCACAACATGTAAAATATGGGATGAACTTTGCGTTTGGAGGTACCGGTGTGTTCAACACGTTGGTTCCACTTCCAAACATGACAAACCAGATCGATTTCTTGCAACAGCTCATCAAAGACAAAGTCTACTCTGCCTTGGATCTCACCAACTCAGTTGCCCTTGTTTCTGTCGCTGGAAATGACTACAGTCATTTCTTGCAAACAAATGGCTCTGAG GGTATAGCATCTTTCGTGGCTTCAGTGATTAATCAAACAACGATGAATCTGATTCGCATAAGAGAGCTGGGAGTGAAGAAAGTGGTGGTGGGTGCTCTGCAACCCATTGGATGTCTTCCCCAGATCACAGCCTCAACCTCATTCCAACGTTGCAATGAAACCCCCAACGCCCTCGTGCTTCTCCACAATACACTCTTGAACGAAGCAGTGACCATGTTAAACCAACAAACCAAGGAGAGTTCCACGTTCCGAATTCTTAACCTCTTCGACAGCTTCATGTCGGTGTTGAACCACCCTTCCACACACAACATTCGGGACAGGTTGAAGCCATGTTGTGTTGGTGTGAGCAGTAACTACTCGTGCGGGAGTGTGGAAAACAATGTTAAGAAATATAGGGTATGCGATGATCCCAAATCTGCTTTCTTTTGGGATTTTGTGCACCCTACACAAGCTGGATGGCATGCAGTATACAACAAGTTGCGAACCATGAATGATCTTCAACGGATTCTTTACTAG